The DNA region GCATCCGCTGGCCGCCAAGGTCGCGGTGGACATGCTGCAGGCCGGCGGCAACGCCGCCGACGCCGCCATTGCCGCGGCCGTCCTCCTTGGCATCTGCGAACCGCAGATGACCGGGATCGGCGGCGATTGCTTCGTGCTGGTCAAGCCCGCCGGCACCGAGGATGTCGTGGCGCTGAACGGCTCGGGCCGCGCGCCGATGGGGCTGGATGCCGCAACCCTGCGCGCAAGGGGCCTGACCGCCATGCCGATCCGCGGCATTGAATCGGTCACCATGCCCGGCGCCATCGACGCCTTTTGCCGACTGAACGCCGACTACGGCCTGAAGGGGCTGGACGAAGTGCTCGCCCCCGCCATCCGCTACGCCGAAGAAGGCGTGCCCGTCGCCCCGCGCGTGGCCTTCGACTGGGCCGCCGATGGCGAGGCGCTCACCGGCGCCGCCCGGCGCTTCTATCTCGCCGGCGGCGCGGCGCCCAAACTCGGCCAGGTCTTCCGCGCCCCCGGCCAGGCCGAAGTGCTGCGCCGCATTGCGCGCGAAGGGCGCAAGGGCTTTTACGAGGGAGAGGTGGCCGAGGACATGATCGCCTCGCTGCGGGCCCTTGGCGGCACGCATACGATGGAGGACCTCGCCGCCACCGCCTGCGACTGGGGCGCGCCGGTCAGTGGCACCTATCAGGGGGTCGAACTGCTGGAACACCCGCCGAACGGCCAGGGCGCAACCGCGATCCTGATGCTGAACATCCTCGCGCATTTCGACCTCGCCGCGCTCGATCCCCTCGGCGCCCAACGCGCGCACCTCGAAGCCGAGGCGGCCAAACTCGCCTATGATGCCCGCAACCGCTTCATCGCCGATCCCGCCTTCATGACCCGCGGCGCGGACTACCTGACCGCGCCCGTAACCGCGGCGAAGCTCGCCGCCCTGATCGACCCGGCGCGCGCCATGGCCGAACCCGCGAAGCTGACGGAAGCCGTCCACCGCGACACGGTCTATCTCACCGTGGTGGACCGGGACCGGATGGCGGTTTCGCTCATCTACTCGATCTTCTGGGGCTTCGGCGCGGGCCTCGCCTCCGACAGGTTCGGCATCAACTTCCAGAACCGCGGCGCGGGCTTCACCCTGACCCCCGGCCACCCGAACGAGGCTGCGGGCGGCAAGCGCC from Neotabrizicola shimadae includes:
- a CDS encoding gamma-glutamyltransferase family protein, whose product is MRDFQLPGRSAVYATNGLCATSHPLAAKVAVDMLQAGGNAADAAIAAAVLLGICEPQMTGIGGDCFVLVKPAGTEDVVALNGSGRAPMGLDAATLRARGLTAMPIRGIESVTMPGAIDAFCRLNADYGLKGLDEVLAPAIRYAEEGVPVAPRVAFDWAADGEALTGAARRFYLAGGAAPKLGQVFRAPGQAEVLRRIAREGRKGFYEGEVAEDMIASLRALGGTHTMEDLAATACDWGAPVSGTYQGVELLEHPPNGQGATAILMLNILAHFDLAALDPLGAQRAHLEAEAAKLAYDARNRFIADPAFMTRGADYLTAPVTAAKLAALIDPARAMAEPAKLTEAVHRDTVYLTVVDRDRMAVSLIYSIFWGFGAGLASDRFGINFQNRGAGFTLTPGHPNEAAGGKRPMHTIIPAMLKEKGRITLPFGVMGGQYQPCGHARFVSNLTDYGMDLQQAMDAPRSFSGSEGMQVERGYSEAVRAGLAAMGHRVSIPDEPLGGSQAIHIGSDGTLIGASDPRKDGCALGY